The Gymnogyps californianus isolate 813 chromosome Z, ASM1813914v2, whole genome shotgun sequence genome has a window encoding:
- the PLAA gene encoding phospholipase A-2-activating protein isoform X2 produces the protein MAGEGGAYRLRCSLAGHGQDVRGLTRGLFPQGGFVSVSRDRTARLWAPDGLNRGFTEMHCMSGHSNFVSCVCIIPPSDLYPRGLIATGGNDHNICIFTVDNPAPLYVLKGHKNTVCSLSSGKFGTLLSGSWDTTAKVWLNDRCMMTLQGHTAAIWAVKILPEQGLMLTGSADKTIKLWKAGRCERTFTGHEDCVRGLAILSEMEFLSCANDASVRRWKISGECLQVYYGHTNYIYSISVFPQCKDFVTTGEDRSLRIWKQGECAQTIRLPAQSVWCCCVLDNGDIVVGASDGIIRVFTESLERTASAEEIQAFENELSQASIDPKTGDLGDINADDLPGREHLKDPGTRDGQTRLVKDNGKVEAYQWSVSEARWIKIGDVVGSSGATQQTSGKVLFEGKEYDYVFTIDVNESGPSYKLPYNISDDPWLTAYNFLQKNDLNPMFLDQVANFIMDNTKGQTLLSTSAQFSDPFTGAGRYVPGSSSGSSTIPAADPFTGMGAYQSTAPKVENIYFPKKDAVTFDQANPMQILGKLKELNGSATEEHKLTEDDLIILEKLLSATCNTSAETPTAQQLQTLWRAVNWPEDIVFPALDILRLSVRHPTVNENFCSEKDHVQFIILLLKFLNPKGKQANQLLALRALCNCFVSQAGQKLMMEQRDEIMTQAIEMKSGNNKNIHIALATLTLNYAVCLHKVNNIEGKAQCLSVISTVMEVVQDLEAIFRLLVALGTLISDDTNAVQLAKSLGVDSQIKKYASVSEPAKVKECCRFVLNLL, from the exons TCTTAACAGGGGTTTTACTGAAATGCACTGTATGAGTGGCCACTCCAATTTTGTATCTTGTGTGTGCATCATACCTCCAAGTGACCTCTATCCTCGTGGGCTGATTGCAACTGGTGGCAATGATcataatatttgcattttcacagTTGACAACCCAGCTCCTCTTTACGTCCTTAAGGGTCATAAGAACACAG TTTGCAGCCTTTCATCTGGGAAATTTGGCACATTATTAAGTGGATCATGGGATACAACAGCCAAGGTCTGGTTGAATGACAGATGTATGATGACATTACAG GGTCACACAGCTGCAATATGGGCAGTGAAAATACTGCCTGAACAGGGATTAATGTTGACTGGTTCAGCTGACAAAACTATTAAACTGTGGAAGGCAGGCAGATGCGAAAGAACATTCACTG GACATGAAGATTGTGTGAGAGGTTTAGCTATTCTTAGTGAAATGGAATTCCTTTCCTGTGCTAATGATGCTAGTGTTCGAAGATGGAAGATCTCTGGCGAGTGTCTGCAGGTGTATTATGGACATACAAATTATATATACAGCATCTCTGTCTTCCCTCAATGTAAAG attttgtaaCTACTGGAGAGGATAGATCTCTTAGAATCTGGAAACAAGGGGAATGTGCTCAAACAATCAGACTCCCAGCTCAGTCTGTATGGTGCTGCTGTGTGTTAGACAATGGTGACATCGTAGTTGGTGCAAG TGATGGAATTATAAGAGTGTTTACAGAGTCTTTGGAACGTACAGCAAGTGCTGAGGAGAttcaagcttttgaaaatgagctTTCACAAGCATCCATTGACCCTAAAACTGGTGATTTAGGAGATATTAATGCTGATGACCTTCCTGGAAGAGAACATCTTAAGGATCCTG GAACAAGAGATGGACAGACACGGCTTGTTAAAGATAATGGGAAAGTAGAAGCGTATCAGTGGAGTGTTAGTGAAGCAAGATGGATAAAGATTGGCGATGTTGTCGGTTCTTCTGGAGCCACACAACAAACATCTGGAAAGGTTTTATTTGAAGGAAAG GAGTATGACTATGTTTTCACTATTGATGTAAATGAAAGTGGGCCTTCCTACAAACTACCATATAACATCTCTGATGATCCTTGGCTGACTGCATACAACTTCCTGCAAAAGAACGATCTAAATCCTATGTTTCTGGATCAGGTGGCCAACTTTATTATGGACAACACTAAGGGGCAAACACTGTTGAGTACAAGTGCTCAATTTTCAGATCCGTTTACAg GTGCTGGACGTTATGTTCCAGGCTCTTCATCTGGATCAAGTACAATACCTGCGGCAGATCCATTTACAG GAATGGGTGCCTACCAATCAACTGCACCTAaagttgaaaatatttattttccaaagaaggATGCTGTCACCTTTGACCAGGCCAATCCTATGCAGATACTGG GTAAATTAAAGGAACTTAATGGCAGTGCAACTGAAGAACATAAGCTTACAGAAGATGACTTGATAATCCTAGAAAAGTTATTGTCTGCAACATGCAACACCTCTGCAGAAACACCTACAGCACAGCAACTTCAGACTTTATGGAGAGCAGTTAACTGGCCAGAAG aTATTGTCTTTCCAGCCCTAGACATTCTTAGATTGTCTGTCAGGCATCCTACTGTGAATGAGAACTTCTGCAGTGAAAAGGATCACGTACAATTTATCATCCTTCTCCTTAAATTTCTGAACCctaaaggaaagcaagcaaaccaGCTGTTGGCACTCAGAgctctttgcaattgttttGTCAGCCAGGCAGGCCAGAAGCTCATGATGGAACAGAGGGATGAAATAATGACACAAGCAATAGAGATGAAATCGGGCAATAATAAGAACATCCACATTGCGCTTGCCACGCTGACGTTGAACTATGCTGTATGTTTACATAAAGTTAACAACATTGAGGGCAAAGCTCAATGTTTATCAGTAATCAGCACAGTTATGGAAGTTGTTCAAGATCTTGAAGCCATTTTTAGACTGCTTGTGGCTCTTGGGACGCTAATCAGTGATGATACAAATGCTGTGCAATTAGCTAAGTCTCTTGGAGTTGACTCTCAAATAAAAAAGTATGCCTCTGTATCAGAACCAGCTAAAGTAAAGGAATGCTGTAGGTTTGTTCTTAATCTGCTataa
- the PLAA gene encoding phospholipase A-2-activating protein isoform X1, protein MAGEGGAYRLRCSLAGHGQDVRGLTRGLFPQGGFVSVSRDRTARLWAPDGLNRGFTEMHCMSGHSNFVSCVCIIPPSDLYPRGLIATGGNDHNICIFTVDNPAPLYVLKGHKNTVCSLSSGKFGTLLSGSWDTTAKVWLNDRCMMTLQGHTAAIWAVKILPEQGLMLTGSADKTIKLWKAGRCERTFTGHEDCVRGLAILSEMEFLSCANDASVRRWKISGECLQVYYGHTNYIYSISVFPQCKDFVTTGEDRSLRIWKQGECAQTIRLPAQSVWCCCVLDNGDIVVGASDGIIRVFTESLERTASAEEIQAFENELSQASIDPKTGDLGDINADDLPGREHLKDPGTRDGQTRLVKDNGKVEAYQWSVSEARWIKIGDVVGSSGATQQTSGKVLFEGKEYDYVFTIDVNESGPSYKLPYNISDDPWLTAYNFLQKNDLNPMFLDQVANFIMDNTKGQTLLSTSAQFSDPFTGAGRYVPGSSSGSSTIPAADPFTGAGRYVPGSASNAVAPVGGVDPYTGMGAYQSTAPKVENIYFPKKDAVTFDQANPMQILGKLKELNGSATEEHKLTEDDLIILEKLLSATCNTSAETPTAQQLQTLWRAVNWPEDIVFPALDILRLSVRHPTVNENFCSEKDHVQFIILLLKFLNPKGKQANQLLALRALCNCFVSQAGQKLMMEQRDEIMTQAIEMKSGNNKNIHIALATLTLNYAVCLHKVNNIEGKAQCLSVISTVMEVVQDLEAIFRLLVALGTLISDDTNAVQLAKSLGVDSQIKKYASVSEPAKVKECCRFVLNLL, encoded by the exons TCTTAACAGGGGTTTTACTGAAATGCACTGTATGAGTGGCCACTCCAATTTTGTATCTTGTGTGTGCATCATACCTCCAAGTGACCTCTATCCTCGTGGGCTGATTGCAACTGGTGGCAATGATcataatatttgcattttcacagTTGACAACCCAGCTCCTCTTTACGTCCTTAAGGGTCATAAGAACACAG TTTGCAGCCTTTCATCTGGGAAATTTGGCACATTATTAAGTGGATCATGGGATACAACAGCCAAGGTCTGGTTGAATGACAGATGTATGATGACATTACAG GGTCACACAGCTGCAATATGGGCAGTGAAAATACTGCCTGAACAGGGATTAATGTTGACTGGTTCAGCTGACAAAACTATTAAACTGTGGAAGGCAGGCAGATGCGAAAGAACATTCACTG GACATGAAGATTGTGTGAGAGGTTTAGCTATTCTTAGTGAAATGGAATTCCTTTCCTGTGCTAATGATGCTAGTGTTCGAAGATGGAAGATCTCTGGCGAGTGTCTGCAGGTGTATTATGGACATACAAATTATATATACAGCATCTCTGTCTTCCCTCAATGTAAAG attttgtaaCTACTGGAGAGGATAGATCTCTTAGAATCTGGAAACAAGGGGAATGTGCTCAAACAATCAGACTCCCAGCTCAGTCTGTATGGTGCTGCTGTGTGTTAGACAATGGTGACATCGTAGTTGGTGCAAG TGATGGAATTATAAGAGTGTTTACAGAGTCTTTGGAACGTACAGCAAGTGCTGAGGAGAttcaagcttttgaaaatgagctTTCACAAGCATCCATTGACCCTAAAACTGGTGATTTAGGAGATATTAATGCTGATGACCTTCCTGGAAGAGAACATCTTAAGGATCCTG GAACAAGAGATGGACAGACACGGCTTGTTAAAGATAATGGGAAAGTAGAAGCGTATCAGTGGAGTGTTAGTGAAGCAAGATGGATAAAGATTGGCGATGTTGTCGGTTCTTCTGGAGCCACACAACAAACATCTGGAAAGGTTTTATTTGAAGGAAAG GAGTATGACTATGTTTTCACTATTGATGTAAATGAAAGTGGGCCTTCCTACAAACTACCATATAACATCTCTGATGATCCTTGGCTGACTGCATACAACTTCCTGCAAAAGAACGATCTAAATCCTATGTTTCTGGATCAGGTGGCCAACTTTATTATGGACAACACTAAGGGGCAAACACTGTTGAGTACAAGTGCTCAATTTTCAGATCCGTTTACAg GTGCTGGACGTTATGTTCCAGGCTCTTCATCTGGATCAAGTACAATACCTGCGGCAGATCCATTTACAG GTGCTGGTCGCTATGTTCCTGGTTCAGCATCAAATGCAGTAGCTCCAGTGGGTGGGGTTGATCCATATACAG GAATGGGTGCCTACCAATCAACTGCACCTAaagttgaaaatatttattttccaaagaaggATGCTGTCACCTTTGACCAGGCCAATCCTATGCAGATACTGG GTAAATTAAAGGAACTTAATGGCAGTGCAACTGAAGAACATAAGCTTACAGAAGATGACTTGATAATCCTAGAAAAGTTATTGTCTGCAACATGCAACACCTCTGCAGAAACACCTACAGCACAGCAACTTCAGACTTTATGGAGAGCAGTTAACTGGCCAGAAG aTATTGTCTTTCCAGCCCTAGACATTCTTAGATTGTCTGTCAGGCATCCTACTGTGAATGAGAACTTCTGCAGTGAAAAGGATCACGTACAATTTATCATCCTTCTCCTTAAATTTCTGAACCctaaaggaaagcaagcaaaccaGCTGTTGGCACTCAGAgctctttgcaattgttttGTCAGCCAGGCAGGCCAGAAGCTCATGATGGAACAGAGGGATGAAATAATGACACAAGCAATAGAGATGAAATCGGGCAATAATAAGAACATCCACATTGCGCTTGCCACGCTGACGTTGAACTATGCTGTATGTTTACATAAAGTTAACAACATTGAGGGCAAAGCTCAATGTTTATCAGTAATCAGCACAGTTATGGAAGTTGTTCAAGATCTTGAAGCCATTTTTAGACTGCTTGTGGCTCTTGGGACGCTAATCAGTGATGATACAAATGCTGTGCAATTAGCTAAGTCTCTTGGAGTTGACTCTCAAATAAAAAAGTATGCCTCTGTATCAGAACCAGCTAAAGTAAAGGAATGCTGTAGGTTTGTTCTTAATCTGCTataa
- the PLAA gene encoding phospholipase A-2-activating protein isoform X3, whose translation MHCMSGHSNFVSCVCIIPPSDLYPRGLIATGGNDHNICIFTVDNPAPLYVLKGHKNTVCSLSSGKFGTLLSGSWDTTAKVWLNDRCMMTLQGHTAAIWAVKILPEQGLMLTGSADKTIKLWKAGRCERTFTGHEDCVRGLAILSEMEFLSCANDASVRRWKISGECLQVYYGHTNYIYSISVFPQCKDFVTTGEDRSLRIWKQGECAQTIRLPAQSVWCCCVLDNGDIVVGASDGIIRVFTESLERTASAEEIQAFENELSQASIDPKTGDLGDINADDLPGREHLKDPGTRDGQTRLVKDNGKVEAYQWSVSEARWIKIGDVVGSSGATQQTSGKVLFEGKEYDYVFTIDVNESGPSYKLPYNISDDPWLTAYNFLQKNDLNPMFLDQVANFIMDNTKGQTLLSTSAQFSDPFTGAGRYVPGSSSGSSTIPAADPFTGAGRYVPGSASNAVAPVGGVDPYTGMGAYQSTAPKVENIYFPKKDAVTFDQANPMQILGKLKELNGSATEEHKLTEDDLIILEKLLSATCNTSAETPTAQQLQTLWRAVNWPEDIVFPALDILRLSVRHPTVNENFCSEKDHVQFIILLLKFLNPKGKQANQLLALRALCNCFVSQAGQKLMMEQRDEIMTQAIEMKSGNNKNIHIALATLTLNYAVCLHKVNNIEGKAQCLSVISTVMEVVQDLEAIFRLLVALGTLISDDTNAVQLAKSLGVDSQIKKYASVSEPAKVKECCRFVLNLL comes from the exons ATGCACTGTATGAGTGGCCACTCCAATTTTGTATCTTGTGTGTGCATCATACCTCCAAGTGACCTCTATCCTCGTGGGCTGATTGCAACTGGTGGCAATGATcataatatttgcattttcacagTTGACAACCCAGCTCCTCTTTACGTCCTTAAGGGTCATAAGAACACAG TTTGCAGCCTTTCATCTGGGAAATTTGGCACATTATTAAGTGGATCATGGGATACAACAGCCAAGGTCTGGTTGAATGACAGATGTATGATGACATTACAG GGTCACACAGCTGCAATATGGGCAGTGAAAATACTGCCTGAACAGGGATTAATGTTGACTGGTTCAGCTGACAAAACTATTAAACTGTGGAAGGCAGGCAGATGCGAAAGAACATTCACTG GACATGAAGATTGTGTGAGAGGTTTAGCTATTCTTAGTGAAATGGAATTCCTTTCCTGTGCTAATGATGCTAGTGTTCGAAGATGGAAGATCTCTGGCGAGTGTCTGCAGGTGTATTATGGACATACAAATTATATATACAGCATCTCTGTCTTCCCTCAATGTAAAG attttgtaaCTACTGGAGAGGATAGATCTCTTAGAATCTGGAAACAAGGGGAATGTGCTCAAACAATCAGACTCCCAGCTCAGTCTGTATGGTGCTGCTGTGTGTTAGACAATGGTGACATCGTAGTTGGTGCAAG TGATGGAATTATAAGAGTGTTTACAGAGTCTTTGGAACGTACAGCAAGTGCTGAGGAGAttcaagcttttgaaaatgagctTTCACAAGCATCCATTGACCCTAAAACTGGTGATTTAGGAGATATTAATGCTGATGACCTTCCTGGAAGAGAACATCTTAAGGATCCTG GAACAAGAGATGGACAGACACGGCTTGTTAAAGATAATGGGAAAGTAGAAGCGTATCAGTGGAGTGTTAGTGAAGCAAGATGGATAAAGATTGGCGATGTTGTCGGTTCTTCTGGAGCCACACAACAAACATCTGGAAAGGTTTTATTTGAAGGAAAG GAGTATGACTATGTTTTCACTATTGATGTAAATGAAAGTGGGCCTTCCTACAAACTACCATATAACATCTCTGATGATCCTTGGCTGACTGCATACAACTTCCTGCAAAAGAACGATCTAAATCCTATGTTTCTGGATCAGGTGGCCAACTTTATTATGGACAACACTAAGGGGCAAACACTGTTGAGTACAAGTGCTCAATTTTCAGATCCGTTTACAg GTGCTGGACGTTATGTTCCAGGCTCTTCATCTGGATCAAGTACAATACCTGCGGCAGATCCATTTACAG GTGCTGGTCGCTATGTTCCTGGTTCAGCATCAAATGCAGTAGCTCCAGTGGGTGGGGTTGATCCATATACAG GAATGGGTGCCTACCAATCAACTGCACCTAaagttgaaaatatttattttccaaagaaggATGCTGTCACCTTTGACCAGGCCAATCCTATGCAGATACTGG GTAAATTAAAGGAACTTAATGGCAGTGCAACTGAAGAACATAAGCTTACAGAAGATGACTTGATAATCCTAGAAAAGTTATTGTCTGCAACATGCAACACCTCTGCAGAAACACCTACAGCACAGCAACTTCAGACTTTATGGAGAGCAGTTAACTGGCCAGAAG aTATTGTCTTTCCAGCCCTAGACATTCTTAGATTGTCTGTCAGGCATCCTACTGTGAATGAGAACTTCTGCAGTGAAAAGGATCACGTACAATTTATCATCCTTCTCCTTAAATTTCTGAACCctaaaggaaagcaagcaaaccaGCTGTTGGCACTCAGAgctctttgcaattgttttGTCAGCCAGGCAGGCCAGAAGCTCATGATGGAACAGAGGGATGAAATAATGACACAAGCAATAGAGATGAAATCGGGCAATAATAAGAACATCCACATTGCGCTTGCCACGCTGACGTTGAACTATGCTGTATGTTTACATAAAGTTAACAACATTGAGGGCAAAGCTCAATGTTTATCAGTAATCAGCACAGTTATGGAAGTTGTTCAAGATCTTGAAGCCATTTTTAGACTGCTTGTGGCTCTTGGGACGCTAATCAGTGATGATACAAATGCTGTGCAATTAGCTAAGTCTCTTGGAGTTGACTCTCAAATAAAAAAGTATGCCTCTGTATCAGAACCAGCTAAAGTAAAGGAATGCTGTAGGTTTGTTCTTAATCTGCTataa